Sequence from the Fodinibius salicampi genome:
AACCACGCTATAATAAAACATGATAGCAGTAGCTACGAAGCCGATAAACCCACCCATCCAAGCGTACTTTTCGCCCACCAAATTAATAAAAGAGCCGATAATACCTTTTCGGCCGTGGCGGCCAATGCCATATTCAGCAATAATCAGGGGGATAGAAAAAAGAAACAGACAGGCCACCCAGGCAATGATAAATGCTCCTGCTCCATCAGCACCACCATTCTGAGCAGCAATACGGGGGAATCGCCATATATTACCGGTACCCACAGCAATTCCCAGAACACTCAGGATTAAACCCCATTTGGAAGAAAATAATGAACCATTTTTCTTTTGATTCGGCATAAAATACACAGGCTCTTTTTAAAAATAATATCCTTGGCATACCCAGCCCTATTTTTAAACAATTTTTTACGGATTGGCAACCCATAAAATCATGGGAATCAAAATATTATAAACCTAAACGAAAAAAAGATGACTTTTCAGAGCAGAATAATTTCTACACCTGACAATCGTAAGTATCGCTGTAAAAGAGAGTGGCCAAGCGCGTTTATGACTATTTCTCTGTTCAATTCTCTGGTAATAACATCACCCATAGCTTATTTTTTGGGTAAATACCTGAAACGAGAATAAGAGTAGTTCATATACCATTTTTAATATCATGGAATGGAATTTGGATTACCCAGAGAATATAAATACCTAAAACCATAGCTAATAAGGTCACAAAAAATATTTGCAGGGCTCCATCGTTAGCAAATTTAATTATAGAAGGTTGGCTCTCTCTTAAAACGGCCAAAATATTTTGATTCTATTGAACCTATGGCTATTATTGCCTGCCTATATCATTCATTATAAAGCAATCACTAATATAGCTGCGAATGTTTTCGAACCATAGAAAAACCAATCGGGCTCTAGCTCTTTTTACTTTTTTAGCTTCGCTTATCCTCTACCTAATGACCATGGCTCCTACCGCCAGCTTTTGGGATGCCGGAGAATTTATCGCCGTTGCTCACGGCCTGCAGGTAAATCATCCGCCCGGAGCCCCTTTTTACTCCCTATTGGGGCGAATATTTTCCATGTTCATGCCCACCGGTTATGTAGCGGCCAGCATTAATTTTATTAGTGCATTAAGTTCGGCCCTTACTGTAATGTTGTTGTATTTGGTTATCGTGCGGCTGGTGCGGGAATGGAAAGGCAGTCCCGATCAGATGGAAGTGATCAGTAAAATTGGGATGTATGGCGGAGCCCTGATCGGTGCTCTCACGTTTGCCGTTACCGATACGTTCTGGTTTAATGCCGTGGAAGCAGAAGTCTATGCAATATCTATGTTCTTTACCGCCTTAGTTGTTTGGCTGGCATTGGTTTGGGCCGAAAAACACGAAGAACCTCATAATGAACGCTGGCTTATCCTTATTGCGTACCTTTTTGGTATTGCCCTCGGCATACACTTGTTGAACCTGCTGACGCTCTATTTTGTCGCCCTTATTATCTATTTCAAGAAAAGGGAATTTAATTTTGTCTCCTTTTCTGTAGCCGCCGGGATTGCCGTAGTCTCCTTTTTGGTAATCTATCCTTTTACCGTACAATCGATCCCTTCCATTATGGAGGGCATTACGCACGCCAGTTACGGCTTAATCGGCCCCATTACCTTTATTATTTTTGTGATAGTGACCTTGGCATGGGGACTCTATTACACTCAGAAAAATAACTATCGCATAGCGAACATCGTGGTGCTCTGCTATACGATGATTATGATCGGCTATTCCTCCTACGCCCTTATTTTTATCCGCTCGATCGCCGATCCGCCCATCGATGAAAATGACCCGGAGACCGTAGAAGCCTTTATCAGCTACTTGGAACGCGAACAATATGGGCAAACCCCGCTGCTTTCGGGCAACACTTTCGATAATGAGATTGGAACGATTAACCGGGAGGAAGAGTCCTTATTCCCCCGCCGCTATTCTACCAACCCGCAACATATACAGCAATACCGACAATACTCCAGCGACCTGGACTACTTTTTGAGCTACCAGGTCAACCACATGTATATCCGCTATTTTAACTGGAATTTTATTGGACGCGATTCCGATATCCAGGATGCTGGCTGGCAGAGTGGGTTTACTGAAACAGAAAACGAAAATAATCCTGCCCACAACAGCTACTATTATATTCCCTTTCTGCTGGGGCTTTTTGGAATGCTGTTCCATTTTCAAAATGACTGGAAGCGTGCGTTATCCGTGCTCGTCTTATTCATCATGACGGGACTTGCTATCATTGTATTTCTTAACCAGACTCCCATGGAACCACGCGAGCGAGATTATGCCTATGTGGGATCTTTCTTTGCTTTCTCTATTTGGATTGGTATGGGCGGCATAGGATTAATTGAATTAGTTAAGGAGTATCTTAAGTCTAGTCGAGTGGCTGCGTATGCGATTTTAGCCGTACTATTCTGTACCTCCCCCCTGCTAATGGGCGTACAAAACTTTAATGATCACGACCGAAGTGAACGATACGTGGCTCCCGACTACGCATACAATCTACTTCAGTCTACCGCCCCAAATTCCATTTTGTTTACCAATGGAGATAATGACACGTTCCCATTATGGTATCTGCAGGAAGTAGAGGAAGTCCGTACGGATGTCCGGGTAGTTAACCTAAGTCTCCTTAATACCGGCTGGTATATTAAACAGCTGAGGGATCAGTGGTCCCATGAATCTCCTCCACTTCCGATATCCTACAGCGATGATGAAATTGAAGAAATGACCAGTAGCCTCTCCCTGTATCAGCCGGATACTATTTCTATTCCGGTCAATAAAGATCTTCTGAAAAGTGCCTTCTCTGGAGATACTAGCTACAAAGAAACTATAGGCGTTAAACCTGATACTTCCCTTGAAATTTACAGTAAAGGGATTGGATTTGGTATTCCGGTAGATTCGCTGGATGATGAAGTTTCCTGGTATTACGAAGGGCGTTCTGCCGGACAGGACCAGCAGGGGAACCGTCGCTATTATACACAAGTTCAGGATGAAGTAATTTTAAATATTCTCAAAAATAATAAATGGTTACGTCCTGTTTACTTTTCCAATACTGTTTCATCACAAAGCCAATTAAATCTTCAACCTTATTTTAGATTTGAGGGAAAGGCTTTCCGAATTGTTCCCCAGCGACATGAAGGTGGATCTTACGGCTGGGTTGATCCTTCCGAGCACGCCAAACGATTGGAAAAATTCCGCTTCCGCGAATG
This genomic interval carries:
- a CDS encoding protein O-mannosyl-transferase family, encoding MFSNHRKTNRALALFTFLASLILYLMTMAPTASFWDAGEFIAVAHGLQVNHPPGAPFYSLLGRIFSMFMPTGYVAASINFISALSSALTVMLLYLVIVRLVREWKGSPDQMEVISKIGMYGGALIGALTFAVTDTFWFNAVEAEVYAISMFFTALVVWLALVWAEKHEEPHNERWLILIAYLFGIALGIHLLNLLTLYFVALIIYFKKREFNFVSFSVAAGIAVVSFLVIYPFTVQSIPSIMEGITHASYGLIGPITFIIFVIVTLAWGLYYTQKNNYRIANIVVLCYTMIMIGYSSYALIFIRSIADPPIDENDPETVEAFISYLEREQYGQTPLLSGNTFDNEIGTINREEESLFPRRYSTNPQHIQQYRQYSSDLDYFLSYQVNHMYIRYFNWNFIGRDSDIQDAGWQSGFTETENENNPAHNSYYYIPFLLGLFGMLFHFQNDWKRALSVLVLFIMTGLAIIVFLNQTPMEPRERDYAYVGSFFAFSIWIGMGGIGLIELVKEYLKSSRVAAYAILAVLFCTSPLLMGVQNFNDHDRSERYVAPDYAYNLLQSTAPNSILFTNGDNDTFPLWYLQEVEEVRTDVRVVNLSLLNTGWYIKQLRDQWSHESPPLPISYSDDEIEEMTSSLSLYQPDTISIPVNKDLLKSAFSGDTSYKETIGVKPDTSLEIYSKGIGFGIPVDSLDDEVSWYYEGRSAGQDQQGNRRYYTQVQDEVILNILKNNKWLRPVYFSNTVSSQSQLNLQPYFRFEGKAFRIVPQRHEGGSYGWVDPSEHAKRLEKFRFREWNNPDAYFDENIRRMLRNYQFSITELANKYKEIGKPDSANYWLKWGEENLPFRPNSNNIASLSLYAYNYASVDDDSSAVRLAQDAEEQLLKNLERGMEKFEDMQQELTRLDEEANQAQQNADMAKRQSIEQEIQNVASRRENITRQISSAISHLTIVQRIYFMAGQDQRALDLADRVDAITAAQISLPSSKEENKKQFDQFQLD